A single genomic interval of Labeo rohita strain BAU-BD-2019 chromosome 13, IGBB_LRoh.1.0, whole genome shotgun sequence harbors:
- the hk1 gene encoding hexokinase-1 codes for MIAAQLLAYYFTELKDDQVKKIDKYLYAMRFSDETLRDIMGRFRREMENGLGRDTNPTATVKMLPTFVRSIPDGSEKGDFIALDLGGSNFRILRVKVSHEKKQTVQMESQNYDTPEDIIHGSGSRLFDHVAECLGDFMEKQKIKDKKLPMGFTFSFPCAHTKLDEAVLLTWTKRFKASGVEGMDVVKLLNKAIKKRGDYDADIMAVVNDTVGTMMTCGFDDQRCEVGIIIGTGTNACYMEELRHIELVEGDEGRMCINTEWGAFGDDGTLEDIRTEFDREIDRGSLNPGKQLFEKMVSGMYMGELVRLILVKMAKEGMLFEGRITPELLTKGKIETKHVSAIEKSKEGLTKAKEILTRLGVEPSEDDCIAVQHVCAIVSFRSANLIAATLGAILTRLKDNKNTPRLRTTVGIDGSLYKMHPQYARRLHKTVRRLVPESDVRFLLSESGSGKGAAMVTAWASRLADQTRQIAETLEEFRLTKDQLLEVKKRMRTEIQNGLSNSTQSTATVKMLPTYVRSTPDGSENGDFLALDLGGTNFRVLLVKIRSGKRRTVEMHNKIYAIPIEVMQGTGEELFDHIVYCISDFLDYMGMKNARLPLGFTFSFPCRQTSLDAGILVTWTKGFKATDCEGEDVVGLLREAIKRREEFDLDVVAIVNDTVGTMMTCAYEEPTCEVGLIAGTGSNACYMEELRNIETVDGVEGRMCVNMEWGAFGDNGCLDDIRTQYDNAVDDLSLNAGKQKYEKMCSGMYLGEIVRNILIDLTKRGFLFRGQISETLKTRGIFETKFLSQIESDRLALLQVRSILQHLGLDSTCDDSIIVKEVCGAVSRRAAQLCGAGMAAVVDKIRENRGLDRLDITVGVDGTLYKLHPHFSRIMHQTVKELAPNCNVNFLLSEDGSGKGAALITAVGCRLRQQEQKS; via the exons ATGATAGCGGCACAGCTTCTGGCCTACTACTTCACTGAACTGAAGGATGACCAGGTCAAAAAG ATTGACAAATACTTGTACGCCATGCGGTTCTCTGATGAGACGCTGCGCGACATCATGGGCCGCTTCCGACGGGAAATGGAGAACGGACTGGGACGAGATACTAACCCGACAGCTACCGTCAAGATGCTGCCCACCTTCGTAAGGTCCATTCCTGATGGATCAG AGAAGGGAGATTTCATTGCCCTGGATCTGGGTGGCTCTAATTTCCGTATTCTGCGGGTCAAAGTGTCTCATGAGAAGAAACAGACAGTGCAGAtggaaagtcagaattacgacaCTCCAGAGGACATCATCCACGGCAGTGGATCACGG ttgttTGACCATGTTGCAGAATGTCTTGGAGACTtcatggaaaaacaaaaaattaaagacAAGAAGCTTCCTATGGGCTTCACGTTCTCATTCCCTTGTGCACACACCAAACTGGATGAG GCTGTTTTGCTAACATGGACGAAACGCTTTAAGGCCAGTGGGGTTGAGGGAATGGATGTAGTAAAGCTTCTAAATAAAGCCATCAAAAAACGTGGG GACTATGATGCCGATATCATGGCTGTCGTCAATGACACTGTGGGAACTATGATGACCTGTGGCTTTGATGATCAGCGCTGTGAAGTCGGCATTATTATTG GTACCGGCACTAATGCATGTTACATGGAGGAGCTCAGACACATCGAACTGGTGGAGGGAGATGAAGGCAGGATGTGCATCAATACTGAATGGGGGGCATTTGGAGACGACGGCACACTGGAGGATATCCGAACCGAGTTTGACAGGGAGATTGATCGTGGGTCCCTCAACCCCGGGAAGCAATT GTTTGAGAAAATGGTCAGTGGAATGTACATGGGTGAGCTGGTGAGGCTGATCCTGGTCAAGATGGCTAAAGAAGGCATGCTGTTTGAGGGCCGCATCACCCCAGAGCTGCTTACAAAAGGAAAAATTGAAACCAAGCATGTTTCTGCAATTGAGAA GAGCAAAGAAGGACTTACCAAAGCCAAGGAGATTTTGACCCGCTTGGGTGTAGAACCATCTGAAGACGACTGCATTGCTGTGCAGCATGTTTGCGCTATCGTCTCTTTTCGCTCTGCAAATCTAATTGCTGCCACTCTGGGTGCAATCCTCACACGTCTCAAGGACAATAAGAACACCCCGCGCCTCCGCACCACAGTGGGCATTGATGGTTCTCTCTACAAGATGCACCCACA GTATGCCCGCCGGTTGCACAAAACTGTGCGTCGCCTGGTGCCGGAGTCTGATGTTCGCTTCTTGCTCTCTGAGAGTGGAAGTGGCAAAGGAGCTGCAATGGTAACAGCCTGGGCTTCCCGGTTGGCCGATCAGACACGTCAGATTGCCGAGACGCTGGAAGAGTTCCGGTTGACCAAAGACCAACTGCTGGAGGTGAAAAAGAGGATGAGAACTGAGATCCAGAATGGATTAAGCAATAGTACCCAAAGCACAGCCACCGTCAAGATGCTGCCCACTTATGTGCGGAGTACCCCGGATGGATCAG AAAATGGTGACTTTTTGGCCCTGGATCTTGGAGGTACAAACTTCAGGGTGCTTTTGGTAAAGATTCGCAGCGGCAAGAGGCGAACCGTTGAGATGCATAATAAAATCTACGCCATTCCCATAGAAGTAATGCAAGGAACCGGAGAAGAG CTATTTGATCACATTGTGTACTGCATATCTGACTTCCTGGACTATATGGGGATGAAAAACGCCCGCCTGCCTCTGGGCTTTACATTTTCCTTCCCCTGCAGACAAACTAGTCTGGATGCG GGAATTCTGGTAACTTGGACAAAGGGCTTTAAAGCCACAGACTGTGAAGGAGAAGATGTTGTCGGCCTCCTGAGAGAGGCGATCAAAAGGAGAGAG GAGTTTGATTTGGATGTCGTAGCCATTGTGAATGACACAGTGGGTACAATGATGACCTGCGCATATGAGGAACCCACATGTGAGGTTGGGCTAATTGCAG GAACTGGTAGCAATGCCTGCTACATGGAGGAACTGCGAAACATTGAGACGGTCGATGGAGTGGAAGGCAGGATGTGTGTGAACATGGAGTGGGGAGCATTTGGAGATAATGGCTGCTTGGATGACATCAGGACTCAGTATGATAATGCTGTGGATGATCTCTCCCTCAATGCCGGCAAACAAAA GTATGAGAAGATGTGCAGTGGCATGTACCTGGGTGAGATTGTGCGGAACATCTTGATTGACTTGACAAAGCGTGGCTTCCTCTTCAGAGGACAGATCTCTGAAACCCTAAAGACCAGGGGTATCTTTGAAACCAAGTTCCTTTCCCAAATTGAGAG TGACCGTTTGGCGCTACTGCAGGTCAGGTCCATTCTGCAGCATCTGGGTCTGGACAGCACATGCGATGACAGTATTATCGTCAAGGAAGTGTGTGGTGCTGTTTCCCGCCGGGCTGCTCAGCTCTGTGGAGCAGGAATGGCCGCAGTTGTAGACAAAATCAGAGAGAACCGTGGCCTGGACCGTCTGGACATCACCGTTGGGGTGGATGGCACTCTGTATAAGCTCCATCCACA TTTCTCACGTATAATGCATCAGACTGTGAAGGAGCTCGCCCCCAACTGCAACGTCAACTTCCTGCTCTCAGAAGACGGAAGCGGGAAAGGCGCCGCCTTGATCACGGCCGTTGGTTGCCGTCTCCGCCAGCAAGAACAAAAGAGCTGA